In Collimonas arenae, a single genomic region encodes these proteins:
- a CDS encoding DNA-3-methyladenine glycosylase family protein, with protein MQKTIAADSSFFVPSYWEDAKAELMKRDRIMRKLIPQFGDLHLVGRGEAFTTLARSVVGQQITVKAAESVWQKLLLVCPKTTPAQVLKAGPEQLAACGLSKRKADYILDLADHFKAKRVDAEQWQEMEDEDVIADLTQIRGIGRWTAEMFLIFNLLRPNILPLDDPGLLKGISVNYFSGEPVSRSDAREVSANWEPWRTVATWYLWRSLDPVSTEYQGITE; from the coding sequence ATGCAAAAAACGATAGCTGCCGACTCCAGCTTTTTTGTGCCTTCGTATTGGGAAGACGCCAAGGCCGAGTTGATGAAGCGTGACCGCATCATGCGTAAATTGATTCCGCAGTTTGGCGATCTGCATCTGGTTGGCCGCGGCGAGGCGTTTACCACGCTGGCGCGTTCTGTGGTGGGGCAGCAGATTACGGTCAAGGCGGCAGAATCGGTATGGCAGAAACTCTTGCTGGTTTGTCCCAAGACCACGCCGGCGCAGGTATTGAAAGCAGGCCCTGAACAGTTGGCGGCTTGCGGTTTATCGAAACGTAAAGCAGACTATATTCTTGATCTTGCTGATCATTTCAAGGCAAAAAGGGTCGATGCCGAGCAATGGCAAGAGATGGAAGATGAGGACGTCATCGCCGATCTGACGCAAATCAGAGGCATCGGACGCTGGACAGCGGAGATGTTTTTGATATTTAATTTGCTCCGGCCCAATATTTTGCCTTTGGATGACCCGGGGTTGCTTAAAGGCATCAGTGTCAATTATTTTTCGGGCGAGCCGGTTTCGCGTAGCGATGCACGCGAGGTATCTGCAAACTGGGAGCCCTGGCGTACCGTGGCAACGTGGTATCTTTGGCGTAGTCTGGATCCGGTATCTACAGAATATCAAGGCATTACTGAGTAG